In Streptomyces sp. P3, one DNA window encodes the following:
- a CDS encoding ricin-type beta-trefoil lectin domain protein, with product MNMRQPLRRLSAQAVALTLAVTGGVAALAAAPAQAVSGTIGVTLTTSDLSQALTPQPGIALGPVSSGSVNLKVDDTQSFQTIDGFGAAFTDTSAYLLQNKLSAATRDRVMRDLFTRGPGIGLSLMRTPMGSSDYTATPAGSPGTYSYDDNGGVADPTLANFSTAHDDAYVIPVIKQAQALNPSMKLFANNWSPPAWMKTTNTMLGTNNGTLRSDMYGPLAQYYVKFLQEYQTKGVNVWGITPQNEPTISPSTYSAMLWAAGDEAKFIAGNLAPALQQAGLSDTKILGGDADHVDTNYANTLMGNQAARDAMYGTAWHCYRDDLGRMTTIHNSYPDKRIYESECSTGPGIAPMNAAQLALESTFNWANGALLWNLALDTDGGPKMGVGCDNCTGLVTIDQATGKATYTDNYYQLGQFSKFVVPGATRIGYSDGGGIWAQAYKNPDGGEVLAAYNNNSSATTFTTTWNNAGSFTYTLPSHATVTFTRSAQTAAGQIVGQGSNRCLDDTGNPANGVQQYIWDCVSGNTNQQYLYSGSRELQVAGKCLGAYGNGTTNGTKVVTWDCNGGASQKWTFHADGSVTNDLSGLCLDVTGTGTANGSKIQLWSCTGAPNQKWSASSGG from the coding sequence ATGAACATGAGACAACCGCTCCGCAGGCTGAGTGCCCAGGCCGTGGCGCTGACGCTGGCCGTCACCGGGGGAGTGGCGGCCCTGGCCGCGGCACCCGCGCAGGCCGTGAGCGGCACGATCGGCGTGACCTTGACGACGTCCGACCTGAGCCAGGCGCTGACTCCGCAGCCGGGCATCGCCCTGGGGCCGGTGTCCTCGGGCAGTGTGAATCTGAAGGTGGACGACACTCAGTCGTTCCAGACCATCGACGGTTTCGGCGCCGCGTTCACGGACACCTCGGCCTACCTTCTGCAGAACAAGCTGAGCGCGGCCACCCGTGACCGGGTGATGCGCGACCTGTTCACCCGCGGCCCGGGCATCGGCCTGTCGCTGATGCGGACGCCGATGGGTTCCTCCGACTACACCGCCACCCCCGCGGGCAGCCCCGGCACCTACTCCTACGACGACAACGGCGGCGTCGCCGACCCGACTCTGGCGAACTTCTCCACCGCCCACGACGACGCCTATGTCATCCCGGTCATCAAGCAGGCCCAGGCGCTCAACCCGTCGATGAAGCTCTTCGCCAACAACTGGAGCCCGCCGGCCTGGATGAAGACCACCAACACCATGCTCGGCACGAACAACGGCACCCTGCGCTCGGACATGTACGGGCCGCTGGCGCAGTACTACGTCAAGTTCCTCCAGGAGTACCAGACCAAGGGCGTCAACGTCTGGGGCATCACTCCGCAGAACGAGCCGACGATCTCCCCCTCCACGTACTCCGCCATGCTGTGGGCCGCGGGTGACGAGGCGAAGTTCATCGCCGGCAACCTCGCCCCGGCGCTGCAGCAGGCCGGCCTGAGCGACACGAAGATCCTCGGCGGGGACGCCGACCACGTGGACACCAACTACGCCAACACCCTGATGGGCAACCAGGCGGCGCGCGACGCGATGTACGGCACCGCATGGCACTGCTACCGCGACGACCTCGGCAGGATGACCACCATCCACAACTCCTACCCCGACAAGCGGATCTACGAGAGCGAGTGCTCCACCGGACCGGGCATCGCCCCGATGAACGCCGCCCAGCTCGCCCTGGAGTCCACCTTCAACTGGGCCAACGGCGCCCTGCTGTGGAACCTGGCCCTCGACACCGACGGCGGCCCGAAGATGGGCGTCGGCTGCGACAACTGCACCGGCCTGGTCACCATCGACCAGGCCACAGGCAAGGCCACTTACACCGACAACTACTACCAGCTGGGCCAGTTCTCCAAGTTCGTGGTGCCCGGCGCGACCCGGATCGGGTACAGCGACGGCGGCGGGATCTGGGCACAGGCCTACAAGAACCCCGACGGCGGTGAGGTCCTGGCCGCCTACAACAACAACTCCTCCGCCACCACGTTCACCACCACCTGGAACAACGCCGGCTCCTTCACCTACACCCTCCCCTCGCACGCCACGGTCACCTTCACCCGGAGCGCGCAGACCGCCGCCGGCCAGATCGTCGGCCAGGGCTCGAACCGCTGCCTCGACGACACCGGCAACCCGGCCAACGGCGTTCAGCAGTACATCTGGGACTGCGTCTCCGGCAACACCAACCAGCAGTACCTGTACTCCGGAAGCCGTGAGCTGCAGGTCGCGGGCAAGTGCCTCGGCGCGTACGGCAACGGCACCACCAACGGCACGAAGGTCGTCACCTGGGACTGCAACGGCGGCGCCAGCCAGAAGTGGACCTTCCACGCGGACGGCAGCGTCACCAACGACCTGTCCGGCCTCTGCCTCGACGTGACCGGCACGGGCACGGCGAACGGCTCGAAGATCCAGCTGTGGAGCTGCACCGGAGCCCCCAACCAGAAGTGGTCCGCCTCCAGCGGCGGCTGA
- a CDS encoding alpha/beta hydrolase — translation MSLLARPKVASVAARTMQRLNALLADRHVASTLLNRYPEYPRNTRELTVPTSVAPARAVVYLPDGRAAGPLPVYVNFHGGGFVLPPIELDDPLCRHLAAEAGVAVVNVDYAVAPQHPFPAPPHQAYEVVRWIAEHGDEHGWDGSRLVVGGQSAGGALAAAVARQALDKGGPSIALQVLHYPPLDLATDAREKHSSAAKPLLRPWMADVFDSAYVPDRRRRSDPLVSPAHPSDTADLTGIAPALVITPEHDLLHAEGVRYAERLRRAGALLDHHDVPGADHGYDQNDAETARDVYALIADHVRRATAPRA, via the coding sequence ATGTCCCTTCTCGCCCGGCCGAAAGTCGCCTCCGTCGCCGCGAGGACGATGCAGCGCCTCAACGCCCTGCTGGCCGACCGGCACGTCGCCTCGACCCTCCTCAACCGGTATCCGGAATACCCCCGCAACACCCGCGAGCTGACCGTCCCGACGTCCGTCGCCCCCGCCCGGGCCGTGGTGTACCTGCCCGACGGCCGGGCTGCCGGGCCCCTGCCGGTCTACGTCAACTTCCACGGCGGGGGCTTCGTGCTGCCTCCGATCGAGCTGGACGATCCGCTGTGCCGTCACCTCGCCGCGGAGGCGGGCGTGGCCGTGGTGAACGTGGACTATGCCGTCGCCCCGCAGCACCCCTTCCCCGCCCCGCCCCACCAGGCGTACGAAGTGGTCCGCTGGATCGCGGAGCACGGCGACGAGCACGGGTGGGACGGCAGCCGACTGGTGGTGGGCGGTCAGAGTGCCGGGGGCGCCCTCGCCGCGGCCGTGGCCCGCCAGGCCCTGGACAAGGGCGGTCCCTCGATCGCGCTGCAGGTCCTCCACTACCCGCCCCTCGACCTCGCGACCGATGCCCGGGAGAAGCACTCGTCCGCCGCCAAGCCGCTACTGCGCCCGTGGATGGCCGACGTCTTCGACTCCGCGTACGTCCCGGACCGGAGGCGGCGCAGCGATCCGCTGGTCTCCCCCGCGCACCCGTCGGACACCGCGGACCTCACCGGCATCGCCCCGGCCCTCGTCATCACGCCGGAGCACGACCTGCTCCACGCGGAAGGCGTCCGGTACGCGGAGCGGTTGCGCAGGGCCGGTGCGCTGCTCGACCACCACGACGTCCCCGGGGCCGACCACGGCTACGACCAGAACGACGCCGAGACGGCCCGGGACGTCTACGCCCTGATCGCCGATCACGTGCGCCGGGCCACGGCCCCTCGGGCCTAG
- a CDS encoding MMPL family transporter, translated as MATLLYRLGRFAFRRRRLVLMLWIVVLAVVGIGSANVSGKTSDQFTIPGTQSQKALDLLDKEFPQASASGATARVVFEAPDGQQLTSGANRSEVESLIADLKRAPLVANVTDPYRSRLVSASGTITYAQVTYKVAQADVTSEARDALHAVAGKGEKAGLAVSLGGNAVQEKEGANAGELIGLAVAAVALVITFGSLLAAGLPLLTALLGVVVAILSITLATAFVDMSSSSSTLALMLGLAVAIDYALFIVSRYRSEIRDGHEPEEAVGRALGTAGSAVVFAGLTVVIALAGLSVIGIRMLTDLGVAAAFAVVVAVVVALTLLPAVLGFAGLRIMKGNLRTRRMRALESGEGEPMGVRWARLVTRRPWPALVLSVLCLGILSLPTLSLRLGMPDDSTAAPGSTQRVAYDTLSKGFGAGYNGPLTVVVDARGSKDPRAAAQQTTTVLGALPDIASVSPPVFNQGGDVALIRAVPKSSPSSTETIDLVSEIRDTSAAAVYRATGAEVVITGTTALNIDVSEKLGDALLPYLAVVVGLAMILLLLVFRSILVPVKATLGFLLSVTATLGVLVAVFQWGWLKELFGVDTTAPIVSVMPIFMIGVVFGLAMDYQVFLVTRMREEYVHGAGPTEAVIAGFRHGARVVTAAAVIMISVFAGFLLADASLIKSIGLGLASAVLFDAFVVRMTIVPAVMTLLGRRAWRLPGRLDRILPDVDVEGENLRRALAAGTLGTATAAGDGAEERKRLAPVRPGGD; from the coding sequence GTGGCCACCCTTCTCTACCGGCTCGGCCGGTTCGCCTTTCGGCGACGACGACTCGTGCTCATGCTCTGGATCGTCGTCCTGGCGGTCGTCGGCATAGGCTCCGCGAACGTGTCCGGCAAGACGTCGGACCAGTTCACGATTCCGGGCACCCAGTCCCAGAAGGCACTCGACCTGCTGGACAAGGAGTTTCCGCAGGCGTCCGCGTCGGGCGCCACGGCCCGCGTGGTGTTCGAGGCGCCGGACGGGCAGCAGCTCACGTCCGGGGCGAACAGGTCCGAGGTCGAGTCGCTGATCGCCGACCTGAAGAGGGCCCCGCTGGTCGCGAACGTCACCGACCCCTACCGGAGTCGCCTGGTCAGCGCGTCCGGCACCATCACCTACGCGCAGGTGACGTACAAGGTCGCTCAGGCCGACGTCACGTCCGAGGCGCGGGACGCGCTGCACGCCGTCGCCGGCAAGGGCGAGAAGGCGGGCCTGGCGGTCAGCCTGGGAGGCAACGCCGTCCAGGAGAAGGAAGGAGCCAACGCGGGTGAGCTCATCGGGCTCGCGGTGGCAGCCGTCGCGCTCGTGATCACCTTCGGCTCCCTGCTGGCGGCCGGGCTGCCCCTGCTGACCGCGCTGCTCGGCGTCGTCGTGGCCATCCTGTCGATCACCCTCGCCACCGCCTTCGTGGACATGAGCTCCTCCTCCTCGACGCTGGCGCTGATGCTGGGCCTGGCGGTGGCGATCGACTACGCGCTCTTCATCGTGTCCCGCTACCGGAGTGAGATCCGGGACGGCCACGAACCGGAGGAGGCCGTCGGGCGGGCCCTGGGCACCGCGGGCTCGGCGGTGGTGTTCGCCGGTCTGACCGTCGTCATCGCGCTGGCCGGGCTGAGCGTCATCGGCATCCGGATGCTGACCGACCTGGGCGTGGCGGCGGCCTTCGCCGTCGTCGTCGCCGTGGTCGTGGCGCTGACCCTGCTCCCCGCGGTGCTGGGATTCGCCGGCCTGCGGATCATGAAGGGGAACCTCAGGACCCGGCGCATGCGGGCGCTGGAGAGCGGCGAGGGCGAGCCCATGGGCGTGCGCTGGGCGCGGCTGGTCACCCGCCGCCCGTGGCCGGCACTCGTCCTGTCGGTCCTCTGCCTCGGCATTCTGTCCCTCCCCACGCTCTCGCTCCGGCTCGGCATGCCCGACGACAGCACCGCCGCACCGGGCAGCACCCAGCGGGTCGCGTACGACACCCTGAGCAAGGGCTTCGGCGCGGGGTACAACGGCCCGCTGACGGTGGTCGTCGACGCCCGCGGGAGCAAGGATCCCCGCGCCGCCGCCCAGCAGACGACCACCGTCCTGGGCGCACTGCCGGACATCGCCTCGGTGAGCCCGCCGGTGTTCAACCAGGGGGGTGACGTGGCCCTGATCCGTGCCGTCCCGAAGAGTTCCCCGAGCAGCACGGAGACGATCGACCTGGTCTCCGAGATCCGCGACACCAGCGCCGCCGCCGTGTACCGGGCGACGGGCGCCGAAGTGGTGATCACCGGCACGACGGCACTGAACATCGACGTCTCCGAGAAGCTCGGTGACGCCCTGCTGCCCTACCTCGCGGTGGTCGTCGGCCTCGCGATGATCCTTTTGCTGCTGGTGTTCCGCTCGATCCTCGTGCCCGTCAAGGCGACACTGGGCTTCCTGCTCAGCGTCACGGCGACGCTGGGCGTGCTGGTCGCGGTCTTCCAGTGGGGCTGGCTCAAGGAGCTGTTCGGCGTCGACACGACCGCGCCGATCGTGAGCGTCATGCCGATCTTCATGATCGGTGTGGTGTTCGGTCTGGCCATGGACTACCAGGTCTTCCTCGTCACCCGGATGCGGGAGGAGTACGTCCACGGCGCCGGGCCCACGGAGGCGGTGATCGCCGGATTCCGGCACGGCGCCCGCGTGGTGACCGCCGCCGCCGTCATCATGATCTCGGTGTTCGCCGGGTTCCTGCTCGCCGACGCGTCGCTGATCAAGTCGATCGGCCTCGGCCTCGCCTCCGCGGTGCTGTTCGACGCCTTCGTCGTGCGCATGACGATCGTGCCCGCCGTCATGACCCTGCTGGGCCGCCGCGCCTGGCGCCTGCCCGGCCGGCTCGACCGGATCCTTCCGGACGTCGACGTCGAGGGCGAGAACCTGCGCCGTGCCCTGGCGGCGGGAACCCTGGGAACGGCGACGGCCGCGGGCGACGGGGCCGAGGAGCGCAAGCGACTCGCCCCCGTGCGCCCCGGCGGAGACTGA
- a CDS encoding aromatic acid exporter family protein: MEWTHATTRAPQAAWPTRLVRAVRLSGGNLVRTARRAWAGPGRERDLVAQAGKAALAAWVAWAVAGWWLAAPMAFVAPWVAVVLVEATVYRSVAHGLQQLAAIAAGTVVATAVALLLDGTMVTMALVLPAVLLLGQWHRLGSQGVYAATGALFVLTGGQVTIASSAARVAEAVFGAAVGVAVNALVRPPLYLRDTRTALEDAVREAREILDAVADGLADGEWDDRAAAEWHARALRLGRLVDQARSAIGRGTESMRGNPRGRRLYAAAQPDKPYGDAVVVLDYIAVHTAGVTRTVWEAVDHGSKAAQPAAEIARPYADFLHRTAHAVALYGSARFTPAGHDAAAADELREAVEELHHLLDAFRRRLPGAVRDDPDALLTYGALLAQAHRLADQLVQD, from the coding sequence ATGGAGTGGACTCACGCGACGACACGGGCACCGCAGGCGGCATGGCCGACTCGACTGGTGCGGGCGGTACGGCTGAGCGGCGGGAACCTCGTGCGGACCGCTCGCCGGGCGTGGGCCGGGCCGGGCCGCGAACGGGATCTCGTGGCGCAGGCCGGCAAGGCCGCGCTGGCCGCGTGGGTGGCCTGGGCGGTGGCGGGCTGGTGGCTCGCGGCGCCCATGGCGTTCGTGGCGCCGTGGGTGGCGGTCGTGCTGGTGGAGGCGACGGTGTACCGGTCGGTGGCACACGGTCTGCAGCAGCTCGCGGCGATCGCGGCGGGCACCGTGGTGGCCACGGCGGTGGCGTTGCTGCTGGACGGCACGATGGTCACGATGGCCCTGGTCCTGCCGGCGGTGCTGCTCCTCGGGCAGTGGCACCGTCTGGGCAGTCAGGGCGTGTACGCGGCCACCGGCGCGCTCTTCGTGCTGACCGGCGGCCAGGTCACGATCGCCTCGTCGGCGGCCCGGGTCGCGGAGGCGGTCTTCGGCGCGGCGGTCGGCGTCGCGGTGAACGCGCTGGTCCGTCCGCCCCTCTATCTGCGCGACACGCGCACCGCGCTGGAGGACGCGGTCCGTGAGGCGCGGGAGATCCTCGACGCGGTGGCCGACGGGCTGGCCGACGGCGAGTGGGACGACCGGGCGGCCGCCGAGTGGCATGCGCGCGCCCTGCGTCTGGGCCGTCTGGTGGACCAGGCGCGGTCGGCGATCGGCCGCGGCACGGAGAGCATGCGGGGGAACCCGCGCGGCCGACGCCTGTACGCCGCGGCGCAGCCCGACAAGCCGTACGGCGACGCCGTGGTCGTGCTCGACTACATCGCCGTGCACACCGCCGGCGTGACCCGGACGGTGTGGGAGGCCGTGGACCACGGCAGCAAGGCCGCACAGCCGGCCGCGGAGATCGCCCGTCCGTACGCGGACTTCCTGCACCGCACCGCCCACGCCGTGGCGCTCTACGGCAGCGCGCGCTTCACGCCGGCCGGCCATGACGCCGCCGCCGCCGACGAGCTCCGCGAGGCGGTCGAGGAGCTGCACCACCTGCTCGACGCGTTCCGCCGACGGCTTCCGGGCGCCGTGCGGGACGACCCCGACGCGCTGTTGACGTACGGAGCGCTGCTGGCCCAGGCCCACCGGCTGGCCGATCAGCTCGTCCAGGACTGA
- a CDS encoding response regulator transcription factor yields MTTVLIVDDQALQRLGFSMLMEQHPDLTVVGEATHGAEAVRMTAELHPDVVLMDIRMPGMDGIEATRRIVESGGRSRVLVLTTFDLDEYAYDALRAGASGFLLKDALPDELVAGIRAVAAGDAVISPGLTRKLIDAFSNRLPGHTGDQERRLAVLTEREREVLTAVAGGYSNSEVAEHLHLAETTVKSHVSRILAKIGARDRVQAVIFAYDAGLVRPA; encoded by the coding sequence ATGACCACCGTTCTGATCGTCGACGACCAGGCGTTGCAGCGCCTCGGGTTCAGCATGCTCATGGAACAGCACCCTGACCTGACCGTGGTCGGCGAGGCCACCCACGGCGCGGAGGCCGTCCGCATGACCGCCGAACTGCACCCCGACGTCGTCCTGATGGACATCCGGATGCCCGGCATGGACGGCATCGAGGCCACCCGCCGCATCGTGGAGTCCGGGGGCCGCTCCCGCGTGCTGGTGCTGACGACGTTCGACCTCGACGAGTACGCGTACGACGCGCTGCGCGCCGGTGCGAGCGGGTTCCTGCTCAAGGACGCCCTGCCCGACGAACTGGTCGCGGGCATCAGAGCGGTGGCCGCAGGGGACGCCGTCATCTCGCCGGGACTGACCCGCAAGCTCATCGACGCCTTCAGCAACCGCCTGCCCGGTCACACCGGGGACCAGGAGCGGCGCCTCGCCGTGCTCACCGAACGCGAGCGTGAGGTCCTCACCGCCGTCGCCGGCGGCTACAGCAACTCCGAGGTCGCCGAGCACCTCCACCTTGCCGAGACCACCGTCAAGTCGCACGTCAGCCGCATCCTCGCCAAGATCGGCGCCCGGGACCGCGTGCAGGCCGTCATCTTCGCCTACGACGCGGGACTGGTCCGGCCCGCCTGA
- a CDS encoding sensor histidine kinase, which translates to MTSSSDARPVDPGALLGGPEQRTVVRLLTVLMSMSRMNQAHPRFRKWAAPLVCAAIGLPALFDAGEDGLPGLPVSLLLLAGFTVPLLWRENHPLLVFAVVTAFSMAEAASGVLTNAHFLAQLITLYNLARFAPPVHLAFAVCVAVPQTIMTIVAFTTDRQIARIDSPLAVTTELVLSMLAIAGLGLAGRVARSYIAALEDHAVRLEVERDQRARLAEAAERARISREMHDILGHTLAVIVGLADGAAGLAESKPQRGADTLRIIADSGRGALADLRRLLSTIRDDERPDAPFSPQPGTADLQALLERVRAAGPAATLHTAGDLTGLPTGLQLAVYRIVQEALTNTLKHASPDTAVEVSVAAEKGTVHVTVEDTGPPRAARRHTAGDGGHGLLGMRERVALYQGAVSAGPGPRGGWTVRAVLHTTPPSTPAQEEHPR; encoded by the coding sequence GTGACCTCGTCCTCAGACGCCCGCCCGGTCGACCCCGGTGCCCTGCTGGGCGGCCCCGAGCAGCGCACCGTCGTACGGCTCCTGACCGTGCTGATGTCGATGAGCCGGATGAACCAGGCCCATCCCCGGTTCAGGAAATGGGCGGCACCGCTGGTGTGCGCGGCGATCGGCCTCCCGGCGCTGTTCGACGCCGGCGAGGACGGCCTGCCCGGCCTTCCCGTGTCGCTGCTGCTCCTGGCCGGATTCACGGTGCCGCTGCTGTGGCGGGAGAACCATCCCCTGCTGGTCTTCGCCGTGGTGACGGCGTTCTCGATGGCGGAGGCCGCCTCGGGGGTGCTGACCAACGCCCACTTCCTCGCTCAGCTGATCACGCTGTACAACCTCGCCCGCTTCGCGCCACCCGTCCATCTGGCATTCGCCGTCTGCGTGGCGGTTCCCCAGACGATCATGACGATCGTCGCCTTCACCACCGACCGGCAGATCGCGCGCATAGACAGCCCGCTGGCGGTGACCACCGAACTCGTCCTCAGCATGCTCGCCATCGCCGGACTGGGCCTGGCCGGCCGGGTGGCCCGTTCCTACATCGCCGCTCTCGAGGACCATGCCGTCCGTCTGGAAGTGGAGCGGGACCAGCGCGCGCGACTCGCCGAGGCGGCGGAACGCGCGCGTATCTCCCGGGAGATGCACGACATCCTCGGGCACACCCTCGCCGTCATCGTCGGACTGGCCGACGGGGCGGCCGGGCTCGCCGAGTCGAAGCCGCAGCGCGGCGCGGACACCCTGCGGATCATCGCCGACAGCGGACGCGGCGCACTGGCGGACCTGCGCCGCCTGCTGTCCACCATCCGCGACGACGAGCGCCCCGACGCCCCGTTCAGCCCCCAGCCCGGAACCGCCGACCTCCAGGCCCTGCTGGAGCGGGTCCGGGCCGCCGGCCCGGCAGCCACCCTGCACACTGCGGGCGACCTCACCGGTCTGCCGACCGGCCTCCAGCTGGCCGTCTACCGGATCGTCCAGGAAGCTCTGACCAACACCCTCAAGCACGCCTCCCCGGACACCGCCGTCGAGGTGTCCGTGGCCGCGGAGAAAGGCACGGTGCACGTCACCGTCGAGGACACCGGCCCGCCGCGCGCCGCCCGGCGGCACACCGCGGGCGACGGTGGCCACGGGCTGCTCGGCATGCGCGAACGCGTGGCCCTCTACCAGGGCGCCGTCAGCGCGGGACCCGGTCCCCGGGGCGGCTGGACCGTCCGCGCCGTTCTGCACACCACCCCGCCGTCCACTCCGGCACAGGAGGAGCACCCACGATGA
- a CDS encoding type 1 glutamine amidotransferase domain-containing protein, which yields MSPTKRILIIVTSTGEYEKVGYRTGLWLGELTHFYDVAEQAGFELTVASIEGGAVPLDPESLAHNVLGDLGTDKRYADRAFMDTLRNVVAVSEVDVDDYDAVYLTGGHGVMFDFHQSRALETLIARFHESGRIVSAVCHGPCGLLDVTLSDGEPLVKGRNVTGFSWREEELAQRADAVPYSLEDRLKELGARYSVAAKPFDTHVVEDDRLITGQNPGSARAVAEAVVRRLG from the coding sequence ATGTCCCCCACGAAGCGCATTCTCATCATCGTCACCAGCACCGGCGAGTACGAGAAGGTCGGCTACCGCACCGGTCTCTGGCTGGGCGAGCTGACCCACTTCTACGACGTCGCCGAACAGGCGGGCTTCGAGCTCACCGTCGCGAGCATCGAGGGCGGTGCCGTGCCGCTCGACCCGGAGAGCCTCGCCCACAACGTCCTCGGCGACCTGGGCACCGACAAGCGGTACGCCGACCGCGCGTTCATGGACACGCTGCGGAACGTCGTCGCCGTGAGCGAGGTCGACGTCGACGACTACGACGCCGTCTACCTGACCGGCGGTCACGGCGTGATGTTCGACTTCCACCAGAGCCGGGCCCTGGAGACGCTCATCGCCCGCTTCCACGAGAGCGGCCGGATCGTGTCGGCGGTCTGCCACGGCCCGTGCGGTCTGCTCGACGTCACCCTGAGCGACGGCGAACCCCTGGTGAAGGGCAGGAACGTCACCGGCTTCTCCTGGCGGGAGGAGGAACTCGCCCAGCGCGCCGACGCCGTCCCCTACAGCCTCGAGGACCGGCTGAAGGAACTCGGCGCGCGGTACAGCGTCGCGGCGAAGCCCTTCGACACCCACGTCGTCGAGGACGACCGCCTGATCACCGGGCAGAACCCGGGCAGCGCCAGGGCGGTCGCCGAGGCGGTGGTCCGCCGCCTCGGCTGA
- a CDS encoding amidohydrolase, translated as MSDHARSGLVDAHHHVWNLDRRSQPWLDEPGHESIRRSFGIGDLRATATRTITGRSLTQTVVVQCVASLPETRELLALAERDPLIGGVVGWVDLASPAIGDILDRLRAGPGGSHLRAVRHLVQGEPDSGWLQRPVVESGLRTVRDKGLGYDVLIRDHQLPQAIRLAERVPGLPLVLDHAGKPPIAAGDLGDWERRIRRLACHTQVRCKVSGLVTEADREKWDIADIRPVWDVLLSAFGPGRLMFGSDWPVCVVAGGWNAWAATVEELLRDCSATETRAILADTATEFYRLRPR; from the coding sequence GTGTCTGACCACGCGCGCTCCGGGCTCGTCGACGCCCACCACCATGTGTGGAATCTCGACCGGCGGTCCCAGCCCTGGCTGGACGAGCCGGGCCACGAGTCGATCCGTCGCTCCTTCGGCATCGGGGATCTGCGCGCGACCGCGACCCGCACGATCACGGGCCGCTCCCTGACGCAGACCGTGGTCGTCCAGTGCGTGGCGTCCCTCCCCGAGACGCGCGAACTGCTCGCCCTGGCCGAGCGGGACCCACTGATCGGCGGCGTCGTCGGCTGGGTGGATCTGGCCTCTCCGGCCATAGGCGACATCCTCGACAGGCTGCGCGCCGGACCCGGCGGCTCCCATCTGCGGGCCGTGCGCCACCTCGTCCAGGGCGAGCCGGACTCCGGCTGGCTGCAACGGCCCGTCGTGGAGTCGGGGTTGCGCACGGTGCGCGACAAGGGGCTCGGCTACGACGTGCTGATCCGCGACCACCAACTGCCCCAGGCGATCCGGCTCGCCGAGCGCGTGCCCGGCCTGCCGCTGGTCCTCGACCACGCGGGCAAGCCGCCGATCGCGGCCGGCGACCTGGGTGACTGGGAACGGCGGATCCGCCGGCTGGCCTGCCACACACAGGTCCGGTGCAAGGTGTCGGGCCTGGTCACCGAAGCCGACCGCGAGAAGTGGGACATCGCTGACATCCGTCCTGTGTGGGACGTGCTGCTCTCCGCCTTCGGCCCGGGACGGCTCATGTTCGGCTCCGACTGGCCGGTCTGCGTCGTCGCCGGCGGCTGGAACGCCTGGGCGGCCACCGTCGAGGAGCTGCTGCGCGACTGCTCCGCGACGGAGACCCGGGCCATCCTCGCCGACACCGCGACCGAGTTCTACCGGCTGCGGCCGCGGTGA